In Desulfosoma caldarium, the following are encoded in one genomic region:
- a CDS encoding GAF domain-containing protein, with protein MDVTSVLKPFVEVSRALCDGVEAADVMNLITRRLTECLALKGAVIKAYDRSRSRLELVAGYGLSENFLFSKPREGSLCASVPRQVVQIEDLRLEGNGADFEGLLLEGVRAAVAVPLEVEQQPKGMLALFAAEPRKFTREELQFAEALAGRGIVALAWEHKLEDIIERERRYLSSFQEISHAINSTLSINKVLELVVTKITQVMGVLGTTVRLLDTKTNTLYLAQAYGLSERFLKKGPVDAAKSIAENMAGRIVVIEDVFTDPRIQYRSEVIEEGIRKILSIPLQVRGKVIGVLRILTGERPPFHDLEIQFAAAIAQQCAMAIENARMYQRVKYEYQQLLIDFGYEGSSR; from the coding sequence ATGGATGTGACCAGCGTACTCAAGCCTTTTGTCGAGGTCAGCCGCGCTCTGTGTGACGGTGTGGAAGCGGCGGATGTCATGAACCTCATCACGCGACGCCTCACCGAGTGTCTGGCTCTTAAAGGGGCGGTCATCAAGGCTTACGACCGAAGCCGATCCCGGCTGGAACTGGTGGCCGGCTATGGGCTCAGCGAAAATTTTCTCTTTTCCAAACCACGGGAAGGGAGCTTGTGCGCTTCCGTGCCCCGGCAGGTGGTGCAGATTGAAGATCTGCGCCTCGAAGGCAACGGCGCCGACTTTGAGGGGCTGCTTCTGGAGGGCGTGCGCGCAGCGGTCGCGGTGCCTTTGGAAGTGGAGCAGCAACCGAAGGGCATGCTGGCCTTGTTTGCCGCCGAGCCTCGAAAGTTCACTCGGGAAGAACTCCAGTTTGCGGAGGCTCTCGCGGGCCGAGGCATCGTCGCGCTGGCCTGGGAACACAAGCTGGAGGACATCATCGAGCGGGAGCGGCGCTATCTTTCCAGTTTTCAAGAAATCTCCCACGCCATCAATTCCACGCTGTCTATCAACAAGGTCTTGGAACTGGTGGTGACCAAAATCACCCAGGTCATGGGTGTTTTGGGCACAACCGTGCGGCTTCTGGACACCAAGACCAACACCTTGTATTTGGCCCAAGCCTACGGCCTGAGCGAACGATTTCTCAAAAAAGGGCCTGTGGACGCGGCCAAGAGCATCGCCGAAAACATGGCAGGCCGCATTGTGGTCATCGAGGATGTGTTCACCGACCCTCGCATTCAGTACCGAAGCGAAGTCATCGAGGAGGGCATTCGCAAGATCCTTTCCATTCCCCTTCAGGTGCGAGGCAAGGTTATCGGTGTGCTGCGCATTCTCACCGGCGAACGGCCTCCGTTTCACGACCTGGAAATTCAATTTGCCGCCGCCATCGCCCAGCAGTGTGCCATGGCCATTGAAAACGCTCGCATGTACCAACGCGTCAAGTACGAGTACCAGCAGCTTCTGATCGATTTCGGCTACGAGGGAAGCAGCCGCTAA
- a CDS encoding 6-phosphofructokinase, with amino-acid sequence MERSLAVLTSGGDAPGMNAAVRAVVRRALDCGFKVYGIYNGYEGLVSGGEAIRPLGWNDVGGILPRGGTFLGTARSERFRTLEGRRQAVRHLVTLGVDALVVIGGDGSLMGAHVLAEEWPSHVEALEKEGLLGELGKVPPSLDVVGLPGSIDNDLYGTDMSIGVDTALNHIVRAIDDLTSTAASHQRTFVVETMGRHCGYLALMGALGGGASWVLVPEEELDLRWHHKMIRAIEKARAIGRPHQMVVVAEGARHPDGLPIRTEELKKILADRLGIDVRVTVLGHVQRGGAPSAFDRILATRLGVAAVDALVQAGDRPLRHMIGLQKNRIHMTLLMEVVEKSQAVGQQIDQGAYREAQRLRGESFVRTLELFKTLTRIEPAAAMQGNGPVAILTGGADAPGMNTAVSIAARCLMNEGFPVVGVRDAFWGLIRGEFMMLEWNELTSWVNRPSSELGTVRHSLTEEDVQRVAETIEKHNIRGLIAIGGLGTYMNVTTLMHHMPELKALAIPMVLVPATIDNNLPGTEFTIGGDTALNNIVQDLDKIRHTAGATKRTFVVEVMGRQSGYLALMAALASGAEKAYLPEKGITLAELNEDVAVLRASFQCGKRMVLYLRNENASKHYTTDFIARLLEEESRGFYQVRTAILGHLQRGGVPSAFDRILASRMGSAAAQQMSTMLRQDQKEVLALGQKGGDLEVTPLQQVMEEMDVREGRPKRQWFLELSAMAETLAKHAPACSVAGSE; translated from the coding sequence ATGGAACGAAGCCTCGCAGTGCTAACCAGCGGCGGCGATGCGCCCGGCATGAATGCGGCAGTGCGTGCTGTGGTGCGCCGCGCTTTGGATTGCGGGTTCAAAGTCTACGGCATCTACAACGGCTACGAGGGGCTCGTGTCCGGCGGAGAAGCCATTCGGCCTTTGGGCTGGAATGACGTCGGCGGCATTTTGCCGCGAGGCGGCACCTTTTTGGGCACGGCCCGATCGGAACGGTTTCGCACCCTTGAAGGGCGGCGCCAGGCAGTGCGCCATTTGGTGACCTTAGGCGTGGATGCCTTGGTGGTCATCGGCGGCGACGGGTCCTTGATGGGAGCTCATGTCTTGGCCGAAGAGTGGCCTTCCCATGTGGAAGCGTTGGAGAAAGAAGGACTCTTGGGCGAATTAGGGAAAGTGCCCCCGTCTCTGGACGTGGTCGGTCTTCCCGGATCCATCGACAACGACCTTTACGGCACGGACATGTCCATCGGGGTGGACACGGCCCTGAACCACATCGTGCGCGCCATCGACGATCTCACATCCACGGCAGCATCCCATCAGCGCACCTTTGTGGTCGAAACCATGGGGCGCCATTGCGGCTATTTGGCGCTTATGGGCGCCCTGGGTGGAGGGGCTTCCTGGGTGCTGGTGCCCGAAGAAGAATTGGACCTGCGATGGCATCATAAGATGATTCGGGCCATCGAAAAGGCTCGAGCCATCGGCCGCCCGCACCAGATGGTGGTCGTGGCGGAAGGGGCGCGTCATCCCGATGGTTTGCCCATTCGCACGGAGGAGCTCAAAAAGATTTTGGCCGATCGATTGGGCATCGATGTGCGTGTGACCGTCTTGGGCCATGTCCAGCGAGGGGGAGCTCCGTCGGCTTTTGACCGCATTTTGGCCACCCGCTTGGGTGTAGCTGCCGTCGACGCTTTGGTTCAGGCAGGCGATCGGCCGCTGCGGCACATGATCGGATTGCAAAAAAACCGAATCCATATGACGCTCTTGATGGAAGTGGTGGAAAAGAGCCAGGCGGTGGGCCAACAGATCGATCAGGGCGCCTACAGAGAAGCCCAGCGGCTGCGAGGAGAGAGTTTTGTCCGCACCCTGGAACTTTTCAAGACCTTGACGCGCATTGAACCAGCCGCCGCGATGCAGGGAAACGGCCCCGTGGCCATCCTGACCGGGGGGGCCGATGCGCCGGGCATGAACACGGCGGTAAGCATCGCTGCCCGCTGCCTCATGAACGAGGGGTTTCCCGTGGTGGGCGTGCGCGATGCCTTTTGGGGCTTAATTCGCGGCGAATTCATGATGCTCGAATGGAACGAGCTCACCTCGTGGGTCAATCGCCCCAGTTCTGAACTGGGCACCGTGCGCCACAGTTTGACTGAAGAGGATGTGCAGCGCGTGGCGGAAACCATCGAAAAGCACAACATTCGCGGCCTCATCGCCATCGGTGGCCTCGGAACCTACATGAACGTGACCACGCTCATGCACCACATGCCAGAACTAAAGGCCTTGGCCATCCCTATGGTCCTGGTCCCGGCAACCATCGACAACAATTTGCCGGGGACGGAATTTACCATTGGAGGAGACACCGCTCTCAACAACATCGTTCAAGACCTGGACAAAATCCGCCACACGGCGGGAGCCACCAAGCGCACCTTTGTGGTAGAAGTCATGGGGCGCCAGTCCGGGTATTTGGCCTTGATGGCCGCTTTGGCCTCGGGCGCCGAAAAGGCGTACTTGCCGGAAAAAGGCATTACTCTGGCGGAACTCAACGAGGATGTGGCCGTCCTTCGGGCAAGCTTTCAATGCGGCAAGAGAATGGTTCTTTATTTACGCAACGAGAATGCGTCGAAGCACTATACCACCGACTTCATCGCTCGGCTTTTGGAGGAGGAGAGTCGGGGATTCTATCAAGTGCGCACCGCCATTTTGGGGCATCTGCAGCGAGGGGGCGTTCCTTCGGCCTTTGATCGCATTTTGGCGAGCCGTATGGGATCGGCGGCAGCTCAACAAATGAGCACCATGTTGCGTCAGGATCAAAAGGAAGTGTTGGCTTTGGGGCAAAAAGGAGGAGACCTCGAGGTCACACCGCTGCAGCAGGTTATGGAGGAGATGGATGTGAGGGAAGGGCGTCCCAAGCGCCAATGGTTCCTGGAGCTGAGCGCGATGGCAGAGACGCTGGCCAAGCATGCGCCCGCATGTTCCGTGGCCGGATCGGAGTAG
- a CDS encoding 4Fe-4S dicluster domain-containing protein has translation MKNGQNFLKIQAQSDPDFVRRVEESSGQRISFCYQCGNCTASCAFTGDYDFPVNQVMRLVQLGQQDTVLHCRAIWLCGQCQACTVRCPCTIDVARVMATLRFMALEKGCVADKNVKRFAEEFLRSVSIFGRVFESGLLAAYKARSGMLLADVGLAPELFKRGKLSFVPHRIPGRRHVAALVKRFANVP, from the coding sequence ATGAAAAACGGCCAAAACTTTCTGAAGATTCAGGCACAGAGCGATCCCGACTTTGTGCGCCGCGTCGAAGAGTCCAGCGGTCAGCGGATTTCTTTTTGTTACCAGTGCGGCAACTGCACCGCCAGCTGCGCCTTTACGGGCGATTACGATTTTCCCGTCAACCAGGTCATGCGGTTGGTGCAGTTGGGCCAACAGGACACCGTGCTTCATTGTCGAGCCATCTGGCTGTGCGGCCAATGTCAGGCCTGCACGGTCCGGTGCCCGTGCACCATCGACGTGGCACGGGTCATGGCAACGCTTCGATTCATGGCTCTGGAAAAGGGCTGTGTGGCCGACAAGAACGTCAAGCGCTTTGCCGAGGAGTTCTTGCGGTCGGTGTCCATTTTCGGGCGCGTTTTTGAAAGCGGCCTTCTTGCCGCCTACAAGGCCCGCTCGGGAATGCTCCTTGCCGATGTGGGTCTGGCGCCTGAACTTTTCAAAAGAGGCAAGCTCAGCTTTGTGCCTCATCGCATTCCAGGACGTCGCCACGTGGCCGCATTGGTGAAGCGCTTTGCGAATGTTCCGTGA
- a CDS encoding CoB--CoM heterodisulfide reductase iron-sulfur subunit B family protein, whose product MNDPVAYYPGCSLEGLAVEYDLSTRSVCHALGLSLVELEDWNCCGSTPASLYDPMLSATLAGRNLLLAQRARLKTVMTPCPGCLKALKGAIKAHALHSEAFEEALGHPYEGTVRAVSVLQLLYEKVGPNTLAHAVRWPLDGLSVVPYYGCLLTRPERSAQFDDPENPVSMDLLLEALGCVVPHFPFKTECCGATSGITRADVVARLSGRLLDMARRSGAQAIVVACPLCQQNLDLRQAQAEKAMRSRFGLPVLYLTQIIGWALGLPEQDLGLGKLVVSPFGVLPVRNRREPSHSECVENRGSPLSRG is encoded by the coding sequence ATGAACGATCCCGTTGCCTACTACCCTGGATGTTCCCTGGAAGGCCTGGCCGTGGAATACGACTTATCCACCCGCAGCGTTTGCCACGCCCTCGGCCTTTCGCTCGTGGAATTGGAAGACTGGAACTGTTGCGGCTCGACTCCGGCATCCCTTTACGATCCGATGTTGTCCGCGACCCTTGCCGGACGCAATCTCCTTTTGGCTCAAAGGGCCCGCCTGAAAACCGTCATGACCCCTTGCCCCGGCTGCCTGAAAGCCCTCAAAGGGGCCATCAAGGCCCATGCCCTGCACTCTGAGGCCTTTGAAGAGGCCCTTGGGCATCCATACGAGGGCACGGTGCGCGCCGTCTCCGTCCTGCAGCTTCTTTACGAAAAGGTGGGTCCGAACACCTTGGCGCACGCCGTACGATGGCCTTTGGATGGCCTCTCGGTGGTCCCCTACTACGGATGCCTTTTGACGCGGCCTGAAAGATCGGCTCAGTTTGACGACCCGGAAAACCCCGTCTCCATGGACCTTCTTTTGGAAGCTCTGGGATGTGTCGTGCCCCACTTTCCTTTCAAGACGGAGTGCTGCGGTGCCACATCGGGCATCACGCGTGCCGATGTGGTGGCCCGCCTCTCGGGTCGCCTTTTGGACATGGCACGCCGCTCGGGCGCGCAGGCCATCGTCGTGGCCTGCCCCTTGTGCCAGCAGAACCTGGACCTCAGGCAGGCCCAGGCGGAAAAGGCCATGAGGTCTCGCTTCGGTCTGCCGGTCCTGTACCTGACCCAAATCATCGGGTGGGCTCTCGGGCTTCCCGAACAGGATCTGGGGTTGGGAAAGCTCGTGGTGTCTCCCTTTGGGGTTCTTCCTGTGCGGAACCGTCGGGAGCCATCGCATTCGGAATGTGTCGAAAACCGTGGATCCCCGCTTTCACGGGGATGA
- a CDS encoding PaaI family thioesterase → MDGVCDHVAHRVRLVPAVQWLGLQVLEAQGGRARVQLPYQSHMCNSRGMVHGGLVSTLADFAGAMALLSLLDEKDFTPTIEMSVNYLGPGRSDLTAEAQVLKCGSRVGTAYVQIVDTEGRLTAVALASYAVSKA, encoded by the coding sequence ATGGATGGAGTCTGCGATCATGTGGCGCATCGAGTGAGGCTGGTCCCCGCGGTGCAGTGGCTGGGACTTCAGGTTTTGGAAGCGCAAGGCGGAAGAGCCCGTGTGCAGCTTCCTTATCAGTCCCATATGTGCAATTCTCGAGGCATGGTGCACGGAGGTCTTGTGAGCACTCTGGCGGATTTTGCAGGGGCCATGGCTCTGCTTTCATTGCTGGACGAAAAAGACTTCACGCCCACCATCGAAATGAGTGTGAACTATCTCGGCCCCGGCCGCTCCGACCTCACGGCCGAAGCCCAGGTGCTCAAATGCGGCTCGCGCGTTGGCACAGCCTATGTGCAGATTGTGGACACAGAAGGGCGATTGACGGCCGTAGCTCTGGCCAGCTATGCCGTCTCAAAGGCATGA
- a CDS encoding P-loop NTPase family protein — translation MSTLDRESQGSVEALLGEVRVQEATSIVMVSHQELVHTRSDAVLRLHLGRLVPKGAQGHGTGSR, via the coding sequence ATGAGCACCCTGGACAGGGAAAGTCAGGGCTCGGTGGAGGCCTTGTTGGGGGAGGTGCGGGTTCAGGAGGCCACAAGCATCGTCATGGTGAGTCATCAAGAACTCGTGCACACGAGATCCGATGCGGTGCTTCGCCTGCATTTGGGACGTTTAGTACCCAAAGGAGCGCAAGGGCATGGAACAGGCTCTCGCTGA
- a CDS encoding chemotaxis protein CheW, which yields MTSGKDQLILLVEDSAITRKMEIKVLNSLGYHNILEAENGEHALRLLRDNPHVALVISDWNMPGMGGLELVRALRSQEAYRDLPFIMATGRAQMKERMEAAEAGANNVITKPFAPQELQSAIDETFAGKTLAGRQHSRVRQPERTTSGRLRLKVAHIQITDHLTLGVVKSLIETGKLKPRHFELETLCMSSWNPVQKALAEGEVDAAFVLAPLAMDLFAYGVPLHIILLAHKNGSIAVRKKASAQSLKAMFQGKTFYIPHELSIHHILSHMFFTGLGLNPGMGSNAGCDVLYEVVPPVRMPEFLSGQSSACGFMVAEPIGTKAIAAGLADELFLSGELWENHPCCVVAMRDEILEQHPEAAQELVGMLVHAGKYISVNPDNAAEIGVDFLDPQGTLGLKKAILKNVLADPMGVKTDDLLPLADDFVKIQDYMVERMGLGSRIDVNRLLDLRFAEKACLQAGGVSRRSVLHDATDFAHKKVADLENQAVRSSKANLDREGQYLIFTLMDQTYGLDVLTVKEIVGMMPIRSVPEVSSEVKGVVNLRGKVIPVVDLRLKFGLPELPYHNRTCIIILDIPRTDRIIPLGIVVDTVSHVENIKATQIEDAPAYGLGAPLEYIAGLAKDGDKVRILLNVHRLFSHPEALLPNQRNEGQEAA from the coding sequence ATGACATCGGGAAAAGATCAACTCATTCTGCTCGTGGAGGATTCGGCTATCACGAGAAAGATGGAAATAAAGGTTCTGAACTCCCTCGGCTACCACAATATTTTGGAGGCCGAAAACGGAGAGCACGCTCTGCGCCTGTTGCGCGACAATCCGCATGTGGCCCTGGTGATCAGCGATTGGAACATGCCCGGCATGGGAGGCCTTGAGCTCGTTCGCGCTTTGCGCTCTCAGGAAGCCTATCGCGATTTGCCTTTCATCATGGCCACCGGCCGTGCCCAGATGAAAGAGAGAATGGAGGCAGCAGAGGCCGGTGCCAACAATGTCATCACGAAGCCCTTTGCTCCCCAGGAGCTCCAGAGCGCCATCGACGAGACCTTTGCGGGAAAAACGTTGGCCGGACGCCAGCACAGCCGCGTACGACAGCCCGAACGCACCACCTCGGGGCGGCTGCGGCTCAAAGTGGCCCATATTCAGATTACCGATCACCTCACCCTGGGCGTAGTTAAAAGCTTGATCGAAACCGGGAAGCTGAAACCGCGGCACTTTGAACTGGAAACGTTGTGCATGTCCAGCTGGAATCCCGTGCAAAAAGCCCTGGCGGAAGGAGAGGTGGATGCGGCTTTCGTCCTGGCTCCTTTGGCCATGGACCTATTCGCCTACGGCGTGCCCCTGCACATTATCCTTTTGGCCCATAAGAACGGGAGCATTGCTGTGCGAAAAAAGGCTTCCGCCCAGTCCCTCAAGGCTATGTTCCAAGGAAAAACCTTTTACATTCCTCATGAATTGTCCATCCACCATATCCTGTCTCACATGTTCTTCACCGGGCTGGGACTGAATCCGGGTATGGGTTCGAACGCCGGCTGCGATGTTCTCTATGAAGTGGTCCCGCCGGTGCGCATGCCGGAGTTTCTGTCCGGGCAGTCGAGTGCATGCGGCTTTATGGTGGCCGAACCCATCGGGACCAAGGCAATCGCCGCCGGGCTGGCCGATGAGCTTTTCCTGTCCGGTGAACTGTGGGAAAATCATCCCTGCTGCGTGGTGGCCATGCGCGATGAGATCCTCGAGCAGCACCCCGAGGCCGCGCAGGAATTGGTCGGCATGTTGGTCCATGCGGGCAAGTACATAAGCGTTAACCCGGACAATGCCGCCGAAATCGGGGTCGATTTTCTGGACCCTCAAGGCACTCTGGGGTTGAAAAAGGCCATCCTCAAAAACGTGCTCGCCGATCCCATGGGGGTCAAAACGGACGACTTGCTGCCCCTAGCCGACGATTTTGTCAAAATTCAAGATTACATGGTGGAACGTATGGGTTTGGGTTCGCGCATTGACGTGAACCGCCTTTTAGACCTTCGATTTGCGGAAAAGGCCTGCCTGCAAGCTGGAGGTGTCTCGCGTCGGTCGGTGCTCCATGATGCGACCGACTTTGCCCATAAAAAAGTGGCCGATCTGGAAAACCAAGCTGTCCGGTCCAGCAAGGCGAATCTGGATCGCGAGGGTCAATACCTCATCTTTACCCTTATGGATCAGACCTACGGGCTGGACGTTTTGACCGTCAAGGAAATTGTCGGCATGATGCCCATACGGTCCGTGCCGGAGGTGTCTTCGGAAGTAAAAGGAGTGGTCAATTTGAGAGGAAAGGTCATTCCCGTGGTGGATCTTCGGCTCAAATTCGGCCTTCCCGAGCTTCCGTACCACAACCGCACATGCATCATCATTTTGGACATTCCTCGCACAGATCGCATTATCCCATTGGGCATCGTCGTTGACACTGTCTCCCATGTGGAAAACATTAAGGCAACCCAGATCGAAGATGCGCCTGCCTACGGTTTGGGCGCACCGTTGGAGTACATCGCCGGCCTGGCCAAAGACGGCGATAAGGTGCGCATTTTGCTGAATGTACACCGCCTCTTTTCGCACCCGGAGGCCTTGCTTCCAAATCAACGCAATGAAGGCCAAGAGGCTGCCTAA
- a CDS encoding CoB--CoM heterodisulfide reductase iron-sulfur subunit A family protein, translating into MRIGVFVCRCGTNIAGTVDTQHVAAEALTWPDVVYATELLYTCSEPGQKEIQNAVVTHGLQGVVVAACSPRMHELTFRRAVEKAGLNRYMLEMANIREHVSWIGTDKSVNTRKAADLVRMAVAKVRRNEPLFGSQVPLTKRVMVIGGGVAGIQAALDCADAGLEVVLVEREATIGGKMAKLDKTFPTIDCSSCILGPKMVDVAQKENITLHTFTEVESLSGTIGNFTVALRKKATYVDWSACTGCGVCMAKCPAKKNPDPFNEGLGTASAIRIPFPQAIPKKAHIDKEACRYFKTGKCRVCQKICPVHAVHFDMEDRHITENVGAIIVATGYDLFNPIAYGEYGAGRYADVINTMQFERILSASGPYGGHIRRPSDGREPRDIVFVGCVGSRDKSVNRPYCSAVCCMVMAKQAILARDHIPEARCYVFYMDIRAPGKNYDEFVRRAVEDYGVQYIRGRVGKIYPLGDRLVVQGADTLLGAQVEVEADLVVLATGMEPSHGAQDLAEKLRISCDAHGFFMEGHPKLKPVETNTAGIYLAGTCQGPKDIPASVAQGSAAAAKVLALFARDSITTDPQTAGVLERACIGCGKCLSVCPFGAIEWKSLRDGSRKAHVLDTVCQGCGLCNATCPSKAVQLKHFTDDQILAELEALCA; encoded by the coding sequence ATGCGCATTGGTGTTTTTGTCTGCCGCTGCGGCACCAACATCGCCGGCACCGTCGACACGCAACACGTGGCGGCCGAGGCCTTGACCTGGCCCGACGTGGTTTACGCCACGGAGCTTCTGTACACCTGCTCCGAACCCGGCCAAAAGGAGATTCAAAACGCCGTCGTGACCCACGGATTGCAGGGCGTGGTGGTGGCCGCCTGTTCCCCGCGCATGCACGAACTTACCTTTCGGCGTGCCGTGGAAAAAGCGGGACTCAACCGCTACATGCTGGAAATGGCCAACATTCGAGAGCATGTGTCCTGGATCGGCACGGACAAGAGCGTCAACACGCGCAAGGCAGCCGATCTGGTGCGCATGGCCGTGGCAAAAGTGCGGCGCAACGAACCCCTTTTCGGCTCCCAGGTTCCCCTCACCAAACGGGTCATGGTCATCGGAGGCGGTGTCGCGGGCATTCAGGCCGCTTTGGATTGCGCCGACGCGGGCCTGGAAGTGGTCCTGGTGGAACGGGAAGCCACCATCGGCGGCAAGATGGCCAAGCTGGACAAGACCTTCCCCACCATCGACTGCTCCTCGTGCATTCTCGGCCCCAAGATGGTCGATGTGGCCCAAAAGGAAAACATCACGCTGCACACCTTTACGGAAGTGGAATCCCTGAGCGGCACCATCGGCAACTTCACGGTCGCGTTGCGGAAAAAAGCCACCTACGTGGATTGGAGTGCCTGCACGGGCTGCGGCGTGTGCATGGCAAAATGCCCGGCCAAGAAAAACCCCGATCCCTTCAACGAGGGTTTGGGGACGGCTTCAGCCATTCGCATTCCCTTTCCCCAAGCCATTCCCAAGAAGGCCCACATTGACAAGGAAGCCTGCCGCTATTTCAAGACAGGCAAGTGCCGAGTGTGCCAAAAAATCTGCCCGGTGCATGCGGTCCACTTTGATATGGAGGATCGCCACATCACGGAAAATGTGGGAGCCATCATCGTGGCCACAGGCTACGACCTTTTCAATCCCATAGCTTATGGAGAATACGGCGCCGGCCGATATGCGGACGTGATCAACACCATGCAGTTCGAACGCATCCTCAGCGCCTCCGGTCCTTACGGCGGCCATATTCGGCGCCCTTCCGACGGACGGGAGCCTCGGGACATCGTCTTCGTGGGCTGCGTGGGATCCCGGGACAAGTCCGTGAACAGACCTTACTGTTCCGCCGTGTGCTGCATGGTCATGGCCAAGCAGGCCATTCTGGCGCGGGATCACATTCCCGAGGCGCGATGCTACGTGTTCTACATGGACATTCGAGCTCCCGGAAAAAATTACGATGAGTTCGTTCGCCGCGCCGTGGAAGACTATGGGGTTCAGTACATTCGAGGACGCGTGGGCAAGATTTATCCCTTGGGCGATCGGCTGGTAGTTCAAGGGGCCGACACGCTTCTTGGCGCGCAAGTGGAAGTGGAAGCCGATTTGGTGGTCCTGGCCACGGGCATGGAACCTTCTCACGGCGCGCAGGACTTGGCTGAAAAACTGCGTATTTCCTGCGATGCGCACGGCTTTTTCATGGAAGGCCATCCCAAGCTGAAGCCCGTGGAAACCAACACCGCCGGGATTTACCTGGCCGGCACGTGCCAAGGACCAAAGGACATTCCTGCTTCGGTGGCGCAAGGAAGCGCTGCCGCAGCCAAGGTCTTGGCTCTATTCGCCCGCGACAGCATCACCACCGACCCGCAAACCGCCGGCGTGCTGGAAAGGGCGTGCATCGGATGCGGCAAGTGCCTGAGCGTCTGCCCCTTTGGCGCCATAGAGTGGAAGTCGCTTCGGGACGGTTCCAGAAAAGCTCATGTGCTGGATACGGTCTGCCAAGGCTGCGGTCTGTGCAACGCCACGTGTCCCTCAAAGGCCGTGCAGCTCAAACACTTTACGGACGACCAAATCCTGGCCGAATTGGAGGCGTTGTGTGCGTGA
- a CDS encoding ATP-binding cassette domain-containing protein, with protein MEIYPSQWIQIVGPSGCGKTTLLRMLAAFEHPEAGTILWNGAPLETVPGPVLRSSVIYVAQTTGAIAGTVLNNLLVAFGFRSHRSRSRPPLEKLRHRLDRIGLEEVALDRQFHDLSDGNAIG; from the coding sequence TTGGAGATTTACCCCTCACAATGGATCCAGATTGTGGGGCCTTCAGGGTGCGGGAAAACCACGCTGCTTCGCATGCTGGCCGCCTTTGAACACCCTGAGGCGGGCACCATCTTGTGGAACGGAGCCCCGCTGGAAACCGTGCCGGGGCCCGTTTTAAGAAGCTCGGTGATCTATGTGGCGCAAACAACCGGCGCCATCGCCGGCACGGTGCTCAACAACCTGCTCGTTGCCTTTGGCTTTCGAAGCCATCGAAGCCGATCTCGACCGCCCTTGGAAAAACTTCGCCATCGCTTGGACCGAATAGGCCTGGAGGAGGTGGCCTTGGACCGACAATTTCACGACCTGTCCGACGGCAACGCCATAGGGTAG
- a CDS encoding hydrogenase iron-sulfur subunit produces MRDEALNITNQTEASLRIVGFLCNWCSYGGADTAGVCRFRQPPLLRIVRIPCTGRMDPLFVIKALAQGADGVLVSGCHPKDCHYAVGNLYARRRLEMVGRFLPFIGIDPRRFRFTWVSASEGQRWQQVVTEFSEVIEKLGPNPGLRSHAG; encoded by the coding sequence GTGCGTGACGAGGCCCTGAACATCACAAACCAAACCGAGGCTTCCCTTCGCATCGTCGGATTCCTGTGCAATTGGTGCTCTTACGGTGGGGCGGACACGGCCGGCGTGTGCCGATTTCGCCAGCCGCCTCTGCTGCGCATCGTTCGCATTCCCTGCACAGGACGCATGGACCCTTTGTTCGTCATCAAGGCGCTGGCGCAGGGCGCCGACGGGGTTCTGGTCTCCGGCTGCCATCCCAAGGACTGCCATTACGCCGTGGGAAATTTATACGCACGGCGCCGGCTGGAAATGGTCGGACGCTTTTTGCCCTTCATCGGCATCGACCCGAGGCGGTTTCGCTTCACGTGGGTATCCGCCTCCGAAGGCCAACGCTGGCAGCAGGTGGTGACGGAGTTTTCTGAGGTCATCGAAAAACTTGGGCCCAACCCCGGCCTTCGGTCCCATGCCGGGTGA